The candidate division WOR-3 bacterium sequence ATTCAAAACCGAGATGGGGTTTGACCGACGAGTACTCCAGAGTATTCTTAGTAAGGTCAGCAATAATGATCGCCCGTCCTTGATACAGTTTTACGGCACCACCAAAGCGTAATGTCACTGGAAATTCCTCCACGGTCCCGTTCTCCAAATACTGCAAACGCGGTCCTAAGAGATTTTGGACTGAAAACCCCAATGTATAATTATACCGGGGAAAGAGGAAGATACCGACATCCCCTCCTATTCCAATAGCTCCGTACTGGGCGATCTTACTGGTAACAAATTTCAGATTGGTGCCGATACTCAACTCGTTAGCGAGAGAATAAGCATAGGATAGCAATATGCAACTCTGAGCAAAATAGTAACTTCCGTATGGATTCATATTTACATCCCGGGAATCGATCCCCTTGGCGCGAAAATGAATGATATTCCCACCGAAAGTACCAAAACGCCGGGTGGGCAGGGCATAACCGAGATAACCCAGTTGGTGGCCATAGAGGTCAAGATAAGAGGATTTGATGTTATGAGTGTATAACTGGACAAGACCAGCCGGATTAAAATATGTCGCTTCCACATCATCGGCAAGTCCGGTAAAGGCTTTCCCGAGGGCTGTAGTCCTCGGACTCATGCCGTAATTCAGGACTGCTCCCGGGAGACCACCGTCCTGGGCGAAGGTCCGATTGAAAATGAAAAGCAAGATGCCGAAAACAAAGAAAATAAAACCTTTTCTCTGAATAAAATTGGCTTTTGCACGACTTGCATCTACTACCATATCACACCTACCCTTATTCTTTTTTCCAAAAAGACATTGGTGTGGAGATAACCTTTCAAAACCACATAATAGACACCACTGGCAACTTTCTTCCCATTATCATTCCGACCATCCCAGAGAAGCATATTTATTCCAAGGCGTGCTCCATTTTGACCCGCAGAAATCTCTTCATGGTGCACCTGGTTGCCAAATGCGTCATATATAGAAAAAATCACATTACAGTTTTGTTGCAGATAATAAACAAACCGGGTATATGGTTGATTGATTCTACCAAAAGGATTGGGATAGGCGATCAGGTTGCCTTCCATCACCGAGGAATCAGGAATGATGATATAAACTGTTACGGTTTCAGCATAATCGTCTGCCTTGACCTCAATAGAATCAAGTTCATTGAAATAGCCCGTGGTGATAGTGAAACGCGATTGGCAGAGACCCTGGTTGTTGGTGGGTACCGAATCATACTGATCCTCAATCCTTCCATTTCCACCGATGACCGAAAATAAGACCCATTTTCCCGCAATCGGTTCGTTATTTCTATCGTATACCTTAACATTAATATAAGCGACCTCTCCAGGAGAAATGGTATCCGGTGTGATTGAGATATCAAAA is a genomic window containing:
- a CDS encoding PorV/PorQ family protein produces the protein MVVDASRAKANFIQRKGFIFFVFGILLFIFNRTFAQDGGLPGAVLNYGMSPRTTALGKAFTGLADDVEATYFNPAGLVQLYTHNIKSSYLDLYGHQLGYLGYALPTRRFGTFGGNIIHFRAKGIDSRDVNMNPYGSYYFAQSCILLSYAYSLANELSIGTNLKFVTSKIAQYGAIGIGGDVGIFLFPRYNYTLGFSVQNLLGPRLQYLENGTVEEFPVTLRFGGAVKLYQGRAIIIADLTKNTLEYSSVKPHLGFEFVPVYPIFILRAGFDENTLNAGVGVRKLFGNMSFGIDYAVELHHKSNYLLPPRHKIGAFIEFGGFRTWVTATPKEFSPAPGRKENVAWLDLHYTTKREVERWQLLIKNQYGEVVRTYSGWDAPPLRLSWDGLDDVGRLVADGKYYYEIIIIDKGKERISFSDYLVKIVTLGPKGEIEFVPQE